A segment of the Maylandia zebra isolate NMK-2024a linkage group LG2, Mzebra_GT3a, whole genome shotgun sequence genome:
AATTGAGGCATACGTTTGGAACAGATTTTTGTTTTCCACTTGTTTTCCGGCACATGTGCAGACCTAAATAAAGCCGGTCACTTATAAGAGTAAGTTGCTGCATTGTTAGCGCACACTGGGTAGTTTGTCATAATATGAATATCTTTAAGAGTGCACCCTACTAGTAATGCACGTTCAGTTTGATTTACTCATTGAATGCCAAACAACCTGTAAAAACTGTACAGAATTCCTTCTAAAGATATCAAATCTCAGCTTGTGCTCAAAGATCAAATTTCCATAAAAAGCCAGTTTTTCAAAGCAAAGTTAAGTTGGCAGACACACATGGATAAGAGAATGCATCATAGGAAAATTGAGGCTTCCCTACTTTTGGACACTAGAATGATgtcttctgcttttattttcctttttaagtCCAAGTCTCTTAAGTCCACCAATATTGTAGAAATGAACTGCTGTATTGCAACAATAAAGCTTGATAAAGAATAACATAAAAAGTAAGGTATatcataaataaatgttttaagtgtATCCTATTAATCTTATAATGGATGCCTTCTAaatgaaaatgttattttcttttttttttatgctttatttTGCAGGAATTATGCAAgctgaagttttgttttttttaatgaaaaaaaaaaatcaatttaaagACTTATGACATTCATATAAtagtttaaatttttttttccaccactTGTTGTAATGCAATACTGATCCCACATAAGGCAACAATGCTGTACTCCTAATTCAAGTTCACAGGTAATTTATTTCCTGTGTGTTTAAACACTATGCAGTGCTGCTATTCTGCCTCACTGCAGGCAACAAAGCAACGTGTTACACTGTAAGGACGTGCAGCACATACGTTCATGTCAGCTGGGAACTCGTCCTTCTTCACCAAGCCGGTAGCAGCGACGATGTTCCCGACAGCTCCGGTGGTCTTTTCAGCCactggagacacacacacaaacacacacacatagtgagagagagagagagagagagagagagggagacaaatGCAGATAGATTAAAAAGATGCATGACTGTGGTCCTCCGTTGCTTCTTATGTCACTACTGGACATAACAACCACTTACACATGACAAATTAGCCGTTTTCCAGTTATCAGTAGTATTTTACTACTGTAATGAAACCAGGCTTCGAACTCCAGTTAACAGAAATTTAAAGAGGTAACGAGcagatgggaaactcacctgtgCCCACGCTGTCTTTGGCCTTGCTACCTGAATTGAGAAAAAGCAAACTGTAGTCAGAAAAGGCACAGATTCTTTTACAAATAATTAACTATTTGAAGTTTGGAGATTAGTTTTCttcgtgtgaatgtgtgtgtgcgcatgcgtgTGTAGGTGCTATAACTTTACACTTCTCTGATGCTAATGACAAAAGCAATGCAACAAATGGctttaaatgaaatcatcaaaaTGATTGTCAAGTCTGAATCTGACTGCCCTTATTATTTGTtaaaatttgtcatttttaagcGATGTACTTTTCTTTACtactgaaaagtaaaaaaacaaaacaacaacaacaacaacaacaaaacaaaaacaaaaacgaagaGGGCAACGTCTCTGCAACTAGGTAAGCTCAGTGTTTGCCCAGTGAttgcattgatttttttttctttttgcatttggcaaaataaaaaaaactggtgACCAACTGTTAAACTGTGGTTGTGTGAAAACCCTTAACTTTTGATAACATAGCGATTGCACAGATCAGCTGGTGGTAAACAACCTCCCTCCAAACAGTTGTGGTGTGACTCAGATTGgctgcaatcactctcagacagattCGCAATTGTTTGCAAATCATTTTTTAtctatttaataaaagcagtTAGATAAGCAACATGCTACAATCAGCACCGATGAGCGCAACTCATCTGCAACACATCTCTTTTCAGTAGGGCACTCAACCCAGCTGACCGTACTCTGTATATATTCCTATACAGAAGCAATCATTCGTATCATTTTGCAATTAAATCATGGTTCTACAGCAATTACATCACTATTTGTGGAAGATTCGGAGTCTCTGTGTTTGTACATGGCAACAGAGGTGTGATTTTTGATTGtttatttgatttaattaattataaCAAATAAATTGCAAACAGTTGCTAACTTGACCACATTTGCAAACTAGCAGCACACTGACTCCCTCCTGTTCCCTTTTTATTGCATCTTGATGCACCAAGATCCCTTTGAAGACAGCAACTGACTGCAGCTGGTCGTCGACGCAACTGTTGCAAAGGCAATGAGATCACAGGTTCACTGCACATGCTTGCACTAATTTGGTCACACTGCAGTCTCCAGCCACTGTTTTCCTACTGTGAGTGTAGCATTATCCACCTGATAGCACAGTTCCTAATATACTGTTCCTCCAGTGCTATATGTCGACATGACAAAAAGCTGCAGTAAGTTCCAGAGTCCAGAAAACCTCTTGTGataaactgaaattgaattaacATGATTACATTTGGACCATCACCGCCAACCAATTACTTTTCATAAATACTGTAATATCATTTTTGTTTATCTTTCACTGTTTGCCTCAGGTCCTGGAGAACAGTGGTGGCTACAGTAGTCGGGCTTCTTGGTTTATTGTAAGGACTTATTAAACCACAACCAAGCCACTGTTCAGTCCTCTGATCCATATTCTTTGGCAGTTGTCATCCATCTACACGCTGTACTCCATCATGCTATTGGGGCAATCTACTGCAGGCCCCATCCAGTTCTGATCACTCAAGCCCTGTCATCCTCTTTATTGTGCAACAGTCAGTGGACTTATTGGTCCCCGAGGGCctttaaaaaccaacaaaaaaagagcagaaataATGAAGTACAGAAGCCACTCTTCAAAAGGCGAGCCTCAAAGCAAAGCATACAGTACATCTGAGTGATGCCTCCATTTAAGTTTGGCTTTGGTAAATTGCAGCTATTGCGCAATGGAGCACAAATGGAAGATAGCTGCAGGTGTGATTGCCAAATGATATTAGAATTATTATTCTTCACAAACTGACTTTGGATATTTTTAGACTACGGATTCAACAAAACATCTGCAACATTTTCCATCATCAGGAAAAAAGGGTTGATAATGATTTCTTGTAgtgtttaagtaaaaaaaagaaaagaaggatggaaCAAATTAGCACTAATGAAATGATATAGTTGAAACCGATTACAGATAAACGCTATTTTTTTTGAACTGCAAATGTTAGCAAAAGCGATAACTGTGTAAACTAAATTTCCATATGGTCGGACTGATGCTGTGTGACTGCAAGGgtctgcaaaataaaaacagtttttaatgtGATGCTGTAAAAAAATACTAATTTGTCATAAAAAAATAGGAAACAGATGCTTTATGAATAGCATCCTATACTATAGGGGTTTCTCTTTCCCACCTCTGCTTGCCTTTCTCAGCCTGACTGCTCAGTTCAGGTGGTTGGGTGGtttgcagctgcagcagcagtagcagctgTCAAAAGGTGGGCCACAGTCCTATTAGATCACTCTTACCCCTCCTCCATGAGGGACTGTCAAGCATATCACATACAGCTTTCTAGGGCACCACCATATTCAACAGCGGCATGTAGAACCACAGAGACACCACAGAAGTGAGCCTTTCCTGCCATTGCGTTAACAAGGACATGATGAAATTGGTTCTGCACATGTTTTGACTACAGTCTGATACGTTTGGTGGTGCTGATCAGTGACAGGGACACTATGCTAAATGTGTAAGATAATGAGATTCCACCGAAATGCGAACACATTTGACAACCTGTGCTGGATGTGTGCTCGATGTTGTAACCCATCATATTGTTGCGGAATCAATTATACAAGCTGGTGACTGTAAAACAAGCAGGAGGCCTGTCACTGGAAATTTGGTTCCTCTCACAACAACTCAGCAGCTGACAAAATAAATTCCAAGCAGGCCTGCTCCGCGTCTCCTGAGTCACACTGATCTCCCGACTAATACGTAAGTAACTATTTGTCATCACAAACAAGATGGGGAAAGTTGCAAATAAAGACTGCTGAAGTGCACCTGATAAATCACTTTGTCGATCAATGGAAACTCATCAGCAACTCTTTTGATTAACAGCGCGAGTCACTTGTGGCATCCTCTACCAGTCGTGAGGATTTGCTGCTCTTCTCATCTTATGTATTCACACAGAGAACACGTTCTGGTTTTTGGTATGTTGATTAAAAGAAAGCAGCCAATCTGAAGACACCAATGTAAATTTTAGAATAAAAGATCATGGAAACTGTACAACTCAAATgagtaaaataagaacaactgctgaaaatgtgacttttgattaatttttttgagaCATTAAATCATCAGATTATCAACAAAAATGCTGGGATATTAAATCTTAACTGACACCAGTACATAATGAATTACACTGATTACTTGAGTAATTTATTAGCACTACCTTTACAGCATAAcagaaaatgatttaaatgttttaaatgttgagAAATACCGTATTATCACCCTCCATTGCTACAtctatttaattaatgattgaAACCAAGTGATATAGATTGGGTTAATGATGCAAGCTGCATATCTGACAACTACACTTTAAATCAGCAGACAGATTTGCTCGTTAGTTGCAGGCTGTCAATGACAAGTTAGCcagcactgaaaagcacaaaaagcAGGCCTGCTCCTCCTAGGGTCTGTTTGTCCCTAGGAGGAGACTGCTGACACTGTTTTACAATCTGCTGCTATCCAATCCACAGGCATGTTGCAGGAGCTGCTCCCACCATCAGCTGCCCCACCCCCACTCCTATTTCCATCTCCTTCCCATAACCTAGACAGGCCACAAGGACACCCAGATTCCTTGTATCACACACTTCTACGTCACAACGAAATACTTTGAAACAGAGTTCACTACTATTATTCTGCTGAAATTGAGAGTCAGGGCTGGATTACTCATTTTTTGATACGCTGTGGTATTTTACACCAAATCGGCTTGCAACATTAGAACAAAAATATTGATCAGCTCAGAGGCTGGCTGGTTCATTATACTGCCGCCACTCAAGTGAACGACACTGGATTTATCAAAGGAAGGCACTTGGATGCACTTTCTGCACACAATGAGCTATGGATAGCTGTAATATTGTCCCTTAACTGTGAACTGagaacaaacaaagacaaacataTATAGGCGAACAATGCGTTCAGCCTCCTGCTTGTTTGTTTCCTGTATAAGAGATTTACACAGTTAGTAAGAAGAGCTACTGTATAATTGAAGCATTTGATTCAGGATGTATACTGCATGATCTAAGTCATAAAATATTCCTTGAGCTTTTCTACAGCTGCTCCTGCATGTAGCGGGACGATAACAGGCGTGTGTACAATTTGCATGCAAATAATCTGCAAGCATACATTTGTGATCATCTTACCTACAAACATGACTCCTTCCTTTGTCTTTTCAGCAGCAACTGCAACTCCTTCCTTGGTCTTCTCTGCAGCCACAGCCATCCCCTCTTTCGCTTTAGACAAACCCTTCATAAACACATCCATCTTGGCCAAGCTACTGTGGAGAGAAGCACCATTAGCTGATGTCAGTCAATGTGCAGCCTTTGTCTTATTTATACACATTTAAAGCCTCATTATTAATACGGGAGGGTAATTATTTTATTCCCATCCATTTTTTATGAACCTTTATATATTCCAGTCTAATATTAGAGCATACATTATGAGAAGAGAAGGCAGCACCGCCTCCTGTGGTGGATCGTGACAGCCACACTCCAGCCATCAGGCTGTAGTAAAAACCTTCTGTTCACTCATGCATTCAACCCCATTTTTCTCCCCCTCACACCCTCCTCGATGCATGAAATATTCAGAGGTAAAAATATTTCAATGAAATGGTTAACCCAGCAGGCAACTCATTAATTATTGCTCGTCTGTAACGCTACTCTTAGtagcagaaagatgacaggaTGACTGCGCCGGGCCCCCTTTTTTAAAGGACTGCACGGCGTATTACGATAGAAGGTGGCATCTATTTCCAAGAGCTACATGGCGTTGCTGGGGGAAGGGAAACGCGGTGTAAGATAGGATTTCTGCACGAATAACGGTTTTAGCGACGAATTGTGTGGTGTGGAAGCGATACGAGGCTGCCCGATTACACGCGGGGGGCACATCGCGATGAAGCAGACTAACAGCTGGTATTCTTCATTCTGGCATTACACACGTCCCTCCGAGTCCCATCCTGGATGCTGCAGGTCAAGGATGCAACAATGATTAAAATATGCACCAGTTCACGTCGACCGATTCCCACGTTCACATTCCGCCCCTGgcttttgtgtcttttgtaCGTGCATTATCTTCCAcgtacaaacaaacagtacacagaaaaaaaaaaatcacgatCATtactagtattttttttttatgcatttaataGTATTTCAAGCACGGTGCAAACATTCCAGTGACGACGCTCACATACATGGCTCTCAAACGGAGGTGACCTCTACATGTtcaggaataataataatactggaTTAAGCAGTAGAAAAACGTGTTCTTACCTATTTACAAATAGCCTTCGACTTGTCCCCTTCTGATACAGTCGAGTCAAACTACCGTCTAAATGGGAGATATCTTCAAATGATCACTAGGTGGGCCTTCCTCGGGCAGATCTCCACCAACAGGGACGGCCCCCTTCACAGTGCGGCTGAGACGATCAcgccccccccccacacccccctccccctctcctctctccaccATTGCCTATTGATCCCCTCATGTGTCACAGCAAGGAAAAAAGGGCCACTCCACGTTACCTCGCCcactttttttgcaatagttACACCATGTGTCATTAGGacaataaatacatgaaaatcTACGTTTCTTCTCTGGACATACTACATACTCTGCTGAGCatatccatctatctatctatctatctatctatctatctatctatctatctatctatctatctatctatcactttctgtttgtgaacttttattaaatgaaaaactGCTAGAGCTCAGTTTTTCTATAGCTGGTCTCCATTTTTGATTTAACTGCTGGAACATCTCACCTTCCACTTATCCAAGAGCCATTCTGACTTGTATTAATACCCAGTTAACAATCGccagaatatgtttttaatcCCCTATAAATTACACATCTTTAACATAAAGAACAAGACAATATGATGCAAATTTCAGTGGATTAAATAATAACATGGCTAATCAAATACaatttgaatattaaaaattagttatatgtaaaaaaaataaataaaacttttgcTTATCTGTTGTTTTTTCTATATGTTAAGCAGAGGCACCATTGTCTTATATATTTTGGATGCAATTAACCTGCAAATTTAAGAATCTGCTATAATCTTACCGGAAAATGGTAGGTTTGACCCATTTTAATATATGAGCTTTATATATGGgatgatcgtggctcaagagttgggagttcgccttgtaatcggaaggttgccggttcgagccttggctcggacagtcttagctgttgtgtccttgggcaagacacttcacctgttgcct
Coding sequences within it:
- the sncb gene encoding beta-synuclein, coding for MDVFMKGLSKAKEGMAVAAEKTKEGVAVAAEKTKEGVMFVGSKAKDSVGTVAEKTTGAVGNIVAATGLVKKDEFPADMNPEEYGQEAMEGQGEAMLEPEGETYDESQQESQDYEPEA